In Coffea eugenioides isolate CCC68of chromosome 4, Ceug_1.0, whole genome shotgun sequence, the genomic stretch TAATGGAAACTCGTGAGCCACATTCAAATCTCAATTGACAACACTCTTGAAGGAACAAGATCCTATACATAACATGCAACCATatttttcttgcttcaatcttttcGGGGCATGCTTAAAATTATTTGATATGTTATTTGGACAGTAGTTTGTTTGAATTATTATTTGAAATGTGAATGAGCTCATTTGAATAgtagtttatttgaaataactaTCGTGACACTTTTTATGATATGatttatatgagataaaaaatatattaaaaaatctATTTGCAATGTGTAGAGGGAGCAATCCTTTACGGACACGTGTCGTAACCAAGAGACGCTGTTCAGATCTCACCAGAAATCCGAACGGGTCGAGGTTCGAACAGGCCAATGCTAGCTCTCATAGTAAGGATTGGCTGGGTCTTCGGATAAGGCAAAAGTTAGAGTTCAAGAAGGACTACGCCTCTAGTAGAACACATATTCCGAATGGGATAACTACTAGTGGTAGGAGGATAACTACAGACTCCCTCATAACTACTAAGGGGAAAGCCTTATAAATAGTGGTTCAGGGGATCAAGAAAAGGTACGCACACAAAATACGACACTCTTATTCTCCCATAATCTATTATTTGCCAAATTGACTTGAGCGTCGGAGTAACAAGTCGGAGTACAGTGGAAAATTAATCCCACTGTATGCCTCGTTGCAAGTCGGAGTAACAACGGAGAGTTAGTCCCACTGTACGCCTCATTACACGTCGGCTCGCCCGCTCCTATTTGGCACGCCCTGTTTGGTCCGTGCTCCAGGTTGGTTCTACAGAgtgcaaataaataatttttgtgCAAATAATAACAATCCTGAAATATGACGCAGTTGTTCTTGAAATTCTTACTACCCTTGCCCACCCCCTCGTGAATGTTGAAGTCTGGCCAGTAAATAGTCCGATAGAAATGATGTACGGTCGACTGTTGAGATTGTACCACCACCTAATTCTTGAAGACAATCACCCATAATTGTAGGAAAACATAAAGTCGTGAGTTTTTTAAAGGTGCTTGTCCATACATGATAGTTTTCAACGTTTCATTCAATGTCTAGGCCACTCAAGTTCAAAACCTTTGATCTTAGGACAATGGATGAAGGTGACCCTTTTACTATAGAGACATGAGCTTAGATATAGATAGCTAGGTGGCATCCACTATTCAATTTGCATAGCTACGTATTTCCTTGATAGATTTTTGGTGGTCTATAATGGTACAAAGTTCAGTTAAACTAGACattggattttttatttttttagtccTCCAAATAAGATTTGCTCAGACCATATGCCCTAAACCTCCTAAGAATCAAGTATCACGAACTGCCTTAGGATTGTAGTTGCATAAGTAAAACATCATCAAGAGAAAGTATTAATTCGACTACAAAAGTTAATTAGCTATGTTGGCCATTCCTTTCAAACCCTATTTTTCCAGACAAAAAGAGGGTACTACATAAAATAATGAAGTCGCCAGATTAGATTTTGGGTTAGGAATAGTTGTGGAGTAGGACCCAAATAGCACCATGCATGTAAGGGTAGgcatgaagaagaagatggagatGGTGGGACATATATTGAAGGGGATGTCTCCACTCCAACCGACTGTGCCGTAAGGGCTGAGCTTGAAGGTTGGTGGGCTAAGGATGGTGACTTCCATTAAGCGTACAACCTCCGAAGAGGACTTGGCAAATGCAATATCTTTTCCAATCTCAAGGATTAGGATAGATGAGAGATACAATGGAATGGGATCAGTGGACTCCAAACTGAACCACTTATTCTATTCCGTTCCATCCTCCATTCGCTACTGCGAAAGATCGAGCTCAGACACAACCATTTATATGCATTTATGTAGGTTTGAGTATTTCATGCACTCTTCTGCACATACAAAAAGagaaccctaaaaaaaaaaaataagaaaagaaaaggaaagatgGGAATGGTACCTGAATGCCTTATATAAGAGCCCCCTACTCGTCCCCTTGCAAGTGAGTAGCTGTGTGGGAAAGACTAGTGGTGGATGTGGATCCCTTGCTAGCAAGAACCTGCTCAGTCAAGCAATCTACGCATAATGATCGTAGGAGTCAATTTAACTTCACTTGGTACTGGGGTGTTTcgcgaatcgagccgctcgcgatcggctcgaatacgagctcgagctcgagctcaaaaacATTAAGCTCGTTGGCTCGCGAGttcaattatatattttttttattttttattttttatttttttcgagccgATCGCGCTCAAAAACATTAAGCTCGTTGGCTCGCGAGttcaattatatattttttttattttttattttttattttaataataaaattacatatatatccctaatattttattatttgttaaaaaaattattgttttattcatttttttaaaaaaaattattttttatttttaaaaaataaaataataataattatttttttttattttttaagctcgagctcgactcgaatttgactcgagctcgagctcgagcttgatattttgagctcgtcgagctcgagctcgagttcgagcttcacaaaattaactcgagctcggctcgattaaccaaagctcgactcgagctcggctcgtttgcacccctactTGGTACAATTGGATTATGCAGGACCAGTACAGAACCTTACAGTGGCATGATTGAAAGTACTATAGGGTTTCCTTCTAGTAGCCTTGGATTCTGATTGATCGGAGAGGACATGTGCAGTTGAGGTGCAAACCCATAATGTAGTTAATGGTTATCATCGTATCACATCAGTTTGATTCAATTTGAACAGttcattttaaaataaaataataataaaaaaagcaGCTACACACGTACTTATTTGTTCTAGTATAAACTTTGTGCACAAGACTATCAAATGATAAGGGAGCTAGGATGGAAGTAAGGGGGCGGGTTGGAGGAGATTTTTCTCCCTCCATTTAccattaaaataaatttttaaaaatttatatatcgatatatttatacatatatacatttacACATTATAACTATATATGAATAACATATGCATATATGTTATAATTTGAGAACTAAAAATATCACAATTCATCTAATAAAATGATAATTTCGTTACTTTTAGTTTAATGAAATTTGTTCATATATATCGTAAGTTGTttgccaaaaaataaaaacaaatatggCAATTAGTATAAGTTTAGATTTGCTATTACATGTGGAAAAACAAATTCAAAAGATCAAAGTGattttcaaacttgattttacaTTAAGTATTTAGTTAAGCAACTAAAAGAACGATTTACAAAGTTGTTGTCGattttatatatatagacaaacaatatcaaaataataaataacaaTTATAATTAGCCAACCAACCATGGGGCATTCGCAGAGGTACGGGATGAGGTGAGGTGGGGATGAGGGAAGCAGGAGACGGGACGGGAGCGGGAGGGGAGATTTTACAGCACTTGCGTTGCGGAGGACGGGACTCGGGAGAGGGTTTTCCTGCTCCAAATTCATCAGGCTGTCACTCCTACAATTTACCTCTAGTTACATCCTGTCAAGTGTCATGATCTACATAGCTCAACATTTTGCACGGATTTACGGTCGCCGTCTACTTCAAATCATCCATCAAACCAGCATGATATGCTCCATGTATTATATGCCATCAAGCTTAGCATTTAAACTAGAAAACTCAGCCTTAACAATAGCATGATGGCCATGATGAGAGTCTACCCTAAACACATTATCAATGGTACATATTATTGTTGGGCTTAGATAAGCTCAACTTTAAAACCCTTGTAAAACAATTAATTGCATACCTCTGGTGGATGTGTGAACTAAATATCATTTAAACATCATCAACTTTGCTTGCTTTGCTGTATATGCATAACAATGGCGGCGTACCTAAAATCTTTCCGCCTGATGAATATTGACCCTTTTTAACTGAAAAGTAAAATCATTGGTCAAATTAATCATCTTGTaagtttttggagtttttgtagaaaatatactgtaacgatttgatatacgtgagataaaaaaatgattgaaaaatgtgttcacgaaaaaATGTAGAGATTTTTTTAGTGGAAAAATCCCTTTCCAAGCAAGAGTTTCCACACACACATGTTTAATGTAGATACCCTCTAGAGTGATGCCTAGCTAGTACTATAGTACGCAAGATTTTCTTGATCGAAGAATATAAACTTTTGCGTCAATGTTGTTATTAAATGAAGTTGGTTGCATGGTCACTATCGTGTTTGTCCCTGTACGCACAATTGTATTAGGAGCAGGACAAGGACCGGACACGATTAGGAAACGTTCTCTTCAATCTTCGTCAACCAGGAAAACAAGAGCCATAGTGGAGCTCCAGACCTTTGCATTTAGCAATTCCCATTCTTGGACATGAAGGGTAAATTCCAACATCTTTGTACAGAGAAAGAGTCGTTCAATTCCCAGGGACATGGCTTATCAAATCGAAGTAGCGGCCATTCAAATTGGACGACTTCTGGGCAAGTGGCCCAGCCAGCATATGACCATCGGCAATTGggaaatttctttcttctttgacgTTTGCTTGGTTTTTGGATATTTAACTGTGGTCTATGAAAATGATATGTAAATGCTTGTGGTACTCTATTTATTGGTCCAAGTTTCGACACATCAATTTATAGTCTAGACATGGTATAAAATTTCCCATCAATTAGGTAAACAATAATTACTACTACTGTTATCACATAATCAGCTACTACTTTATGTTcttgattcaagaagaaagagtCAGCCACGTCTTATATTCAGTGCATTAGAAGCAATTAATTAGAAACCAAATGCTTTCTCCTTATTTGAAAAGtaacaaaaaatcaagaaataacatATTTCAACtaattaatattttcaaataccaccaaaataacACAGTACAAGTACAGTGCTATCACATTTTAAACGCCCCATCTGTAATTAACATGAGGCAATTTCTCATTGAGGATTTACACAATACCTACCTCCATGTCAGTGTCTCAGCTGGTGGACTTAATCACCAGCTGGTTTAAACGTTTTTGAATTGATGACTTTGATCTAGGGAAGTATTTAGACCTTAATCTTTTTTCTACAAATGcttttttcaaaatgaaagaaaaatttcacTTCTCTAAACTCAGTTTCGGTTTTCATTGAGTATTTAATTTCATCTTCACTGTCGTTTAAAAATGCAAGGAAGAATTTGATAGAGGTGACAAACAAActcatttaattaaatttacccatactCACCCATGAATAAATGAGTGTGGGTATCTTAAGTTTTTGCAtattagtataaattagttacccaataatactcatttaataaatggatattattgggtaacccatcaaattcaattaacccatttagaattgtctTTTTCCAAATCTCCTCTCTTCCCCAACccagtttttttttctcaaatttttcattttgtcatgatgttaaatACTACTTTTgcttcattattattattattattattatttgttagttttatcttatcattttatttgctcttagtttgttaatttgctcatttttcaacattaccaatttatgacaaaTTTTAACCTCTTTTCCTAcctttcaaaatgaaattttaaatttacacacgaAAAAAATGCTAgaggttcaaaattttttgattaagtttctatgttaacttttatattgcttagttcaaaattttatattcttattattcaattatcaaatagtatgtaattttgcaacACAGAGTacggacaaaaaaaaattagtaattaGGCTCATTGAGTAGTATacgtaaatatttaaaactaatgatgggtgcaaagggtgggataaattgataatttagtttgcaaaaatgaatttaaatgagtttacaaaaagttaaaataaatgggttataaatggataattgagttacccaattcattttttaactTATCCATTTATACCCACTTAattatatgggtataaatggattgACTCACTTATATTTATTACCTATTTTAATCAATCCAAACTCGTCCAAATcatccattttgacacctctagaaTTTGCAAAAGAATGATTGGTTCTAACAAAATCTACACGTTCTTTTCCGTAAATCTCAATACTTAGTACTGACCTTCGAGATCCCTTAAAAGTATTATACATATTCTTTCTGGAATAGACGGAATCAACGTTATTAATTCAAACATTTGTTAAGAGTTCAGTTGACACTTGGGCGTAGAAACTATCATCCATTTGGACGTGGGTGGGTATACCAGTTCAAGTCTCCATCCTTTCGAGTTAAATGAGGAACTTAACGAACAAACTTCCTTTGACAGTACAAGATGTTGCTACAATAAGATGAAACTAAAAATTATGCTTGATTTCGGCTGAGGCCGTCTTGCCAAACAAGAAGGAGATAGTTTGCCTTTGCCACCAAAGAACTCGAGCTCACGAAGGAAACCATCATGATTTAGAAGTTAAGCTAAATCCTGGACAGTTAATGTAGCTTCCCAACTAATACATTGACGTTGGTGCAATTTCTGCCTATATGTGAACATCTGGTATTCCATCACTTTTACCACGTCTTTTTCTATCTCTCTTAAGCATTTGTGAGAAGAATCAATACTACGTCATGTCCAACGTACCTATCTAACGAATGACTGAACAATACCAAAAGAAATCAAACAATAACTCACACAAATTATGCGAACAAACAAGctcgtttggattgctatttttttagagtttttatataaaaatatattgtagcaatttgatgtatgcaaaataaaaaaatgattgaaaaatgtgtttacgaAAAATTCCCCAGTCCGTTAAGATAGGGTACATTCAACATAATTGTACCATTATAGCCTCCAAATCAATTGATTCCACATTAACATAAAATTTGTATAGCTATACTTTtcccaaatattattttagttaCATCACAATTATAATTCCCGATCAATTGTTTATCTTCTCAACAActattttatttcacatatatcatacaaaaatactataataattatttcaaataatctcctatccaaacgcTCGAACCAGCTTCATATGCTTATTTGCTGCAGAAGAAATAAACAGTTGTCATTTGAAACATAAAAATTAAACTTGCCATTTGTTAATAAtccaaaagaaaaactttaatacaaaaaaaaaatatttctgaATCAGAGATCAGATCAGATCTTCATCTTCCTAGTGAACACTTACCATATATTCTTCAAAATAGTAAAATAATGTGAGTCCTGCAGTCAAGTCCCGTGTCAACAATATCAGCTGACGAATAGACCTGTGCATGACCGACGTGGCTCTTCATGGACCGGTGATAACTGACACCAAGATAGCACAGCAGATAATTGTGGTACTATTCCTACTGGCCGACAACTCGACAATCTCCCCCTGTTCCTGTGGACATCAATTTCTCCCTTCTCTCCGCCGTCCACGTGTCCTCTCCCGACGTCCTCGATCCCTCTTCCTTCCCTCGTACGGTCATGTCACGGCACAAACCATTCCCACGCTCGGCTACCAAATTACCGAGTTCCCCCCCTCCACTGCTCGCCTGTTTTGCATGCATTTCTCGAGCCTGTTTTGGTAAATTCACCAGGAGACGACAATCCACACTCTGTGAGGGGCCTCGATGCCAATTTGTGCCAATGCAGGTTATATCATCGTCGCGCATCGCACGTATCTTTTCCAAGCAAGTGAATTTAATTGGGGATGCGTGCGATTTTTTATTCTCGCTTTGGCGCAACGTGtgaaatttatttgttgaaAACGCCATCTCAATAATCAAATAGAGTCAAGAACATTTAACGAATTGCTTAACAAATTGGagtaatttatttgttttgaatgAGGCATGATTTAGAACTGCCTGCCAAATTTTATAGTTTAGGATTCTTAAAAAGTATCCTTCGTAAGATAGAGTTTAATCCATCTAAGTTTGGATCAAcgtgatttaaattttgtgaaCAAAATTAGCCGAAAATTGAACCAAGTTATTCGATATTCGAATCGAATTTGATTCAATAAgagtatttttttatttctgttTACTAACTAACTATTCAATCTAAACTTGAATAACATTTTTGATTGGTCTGCTTTTAAATTTGATCATAACTTGACTCGATTAGtatacaaattaaaaattttgcaaGTAAAAATCATAAGATATTCAAGTTTGAGTTTAGTTTGACGCGATAAAAGTTTGTTCGAGTTTGtctcaataaataatcaaaccaaacttCAGTAcaattttaaattcattaaaataatcaaataaattcgAATAACACTAGAGCGTTTATTTTGAGAGATTAAACTCATTTATACTCCCATTTGTTATCAACAAATTATTTGAgtatattaattattaattgtggacaaatacaataataataaatttatgtAAAACTAGTGCAACTTTTAACATGTTGAGCTCTAATTCTAGAGTTTTGTAAGATGCCAAATAGGTCAGAAATATTGGAACATTTCTTTTCGACTTCTCGCTTTAAATGAAGTGACATTGGAACTTGACCGCCACACATGAATGACATGCTAGGGAAGAGGTATATTTGTCATTCTATATTGTATTAATTTTTGTGATGCTATGAatgtgaaataaaataataattaaaaattatatttataatttaaattaaatatatttgtttttttttgtttatgaaATGTGATATGTATAAATTACAGTACCAATTGTAAGCCATTTATGATCTCAAAAATAGGTTCTGCTGCTGCTCATAGTTACTAGAGTTCGAAAATGccgaaaattttttattattagaaGATAGAGAGATATGCGAGGGGATATTTGTCAGAGTGATCAGTGCATGTGCAGCGGAGAGCCCAAATAGCCAAACACAACACCATCAACATCCATTCTTCGTCATAATAACCATAACCCTCCCAATGTTGAAAATCTTCCCCTCCTTCTCCCCCTCTCGCTTTCCCATCAGTAGTCGGCAAATGTGAATTGTGAGCCCTTTTTCTCTCCAGCAGCGAAAAACCCAGAATTAAAACCCCCATCTTCTCCTAACTAAATTCTAGAAATGCAAGATATACATGCTATTAGTGGAGGTGGAGGAGTAGCAGGCGGAGGAAACAGGTTGTTTGCCGGTGGCAGCGGCGGTGGAGATAGAAGATTAAGGCCACACCACAACCAGAACCACCATCAAGCTCTAAAGTGCCCTCGTTGCGATTCTTTGAACACCAAATTTTGCTACTACAACAACTATAATCTTTCCCAGCCTAGACACTTCTGCAAGAGCTGCAGACGCTACTGGACTAAAGGTGGCGTTCTGCGTAACGTTCCCGTCGGCGGCGGCTGCCGCAAAACCAAGCGCTCCAAGCCTAAACAGGCCGCTTCTGCCGACGTTGCAGTTGCCGGGGCTCCGGCTCCCGGGGAACGGAAGTCCAATTCTCATTCTAGTAGCGAGAGTTCGAGTCTCACCGCGACTACAACGGCTGCGAAGAAAACTCCCGGAGCTGGCACAACCGGTGAGGTTGCGTCGGCCACGGTGAATTCGTCGAGTTCGGGAGCTTCGAATTTGATGAATTTCACGGACTCGAGGTTCTTTCTGGCGCAGATGAATCCAAGTACTAGTTTTGAGCATCCTCAGCCGTTGATTAATCCTGCAGTTACATCGGAGGGTCAGATTTTCACGGATATGGGGAGCTTTACGAGTCTGATGACTTCATCTAACGATCCGGCTATGCTAGGATTTGCTAACGTGACGGCAACCGACATTTCGGGTTACCGGTTGCAACAGAGCCATCAGGGTGCGGTTCTAGACGATCAGAGCTCGAATCAGATGGCGGGGACTGCTGGTGGCGGCGGTGGTGATCACGAATTGAAGATGGATCAGATCAATTGTGGGTTTTTGGATCAGACGGCCCAGATTGGGTTCCCCGGGTTGCAGCAGAACAGAATAAGCAATGGTGGACTCCAGGGTCTCGATTGGCATATTAACGGCGGAGGAGGTGGGGGTGATGATGGAGGAGGGGAGCAGGGATTGTTTGATTTCTCAGGGACCGTCGATCAAGCTTATTGGGGTCAAAATCAGTGGGCTGATAATGATCAATCCCTGAATTTTCCTCCCTTAGTATAGtaattttaagaatttttaACTCTGAAAATATATAATTACTACATAATTTGACCccgaaaataaaaatatgaaatcAACAAGGGAAATGGCATTTTGGTTGACTGCAGTTGCTATGTAAATTTGTTTTGCTTACTTTGTTGTTCTcaccttttgaatttttttttgtctcttggGCTTATTATTTTACTGCCGTTTgggatttggatttggattaaGTCCTGTAATTTCCTTAAGCCACTAACTATAAGgtgggtttttcttttttcttttttctttttttattttattgtctaCTGGGGGTTGGAATATACATCTGAACCCTTCTTCCCTCATGGGTTTTGGCTTTCAATGTACTGGGGGATTATGTTACTGAAATATGGAGAAGATATATGGATATCAGGTTTCTCCTActattttccattttcttcccgTAATTAAAATTTCTTGTCATTATTTTTGTTGGTTTCTATTGTTAATTCACATGTTAATCTCGTTCCAATGCAAACAATCAAAGTTCTTAAGAGTTAGGTTATGTTCAAACTAATGGATGGTTTGGTTTTTTCGTTTTTAAAGTGTGTTGTTGAAGCAGTTGTTTTTTGGTTAAGTTGATGGTCTCCTCAAATGTAAAGGGAATTGGCTTAGCTCATATAAAAGCTTGTATGcagcttttcctttttttttttttttttttgaaaaaaaaatgaatgaaagtGGAAGAGCCAGAGATCATTTGGTAGGCAGAAAATTAAATAATGGCTATGTTCGGTCCTGCTTCAGACTGGTGGTTTTTGTGTAGGGAGTTGGTAGCTGGGCTGGGCTACTTTGCCTGCAGCTGATTCTTGGGAGTTCATTTCTCCGCTGATTCTTAGGTTTAAGCAATACATTAGTACTAGTAATTAGTACTCTCATTAGTAGGCTTATGCGGTCCGAACAGCTGGAAGAAACTCTGAATCTGTTTATTAGTCATCACGGTACTATGGTTTAATATCCCGACACTTATCTAGGACTAAAAGATGAATTAAATTATTCGACGGTGAAATCAAGTTTGGCGGTGAAATCAAGTTTGGCTTGACAAGAGTGCTGAAGGATGAATCGGATTATTCAATAGTTGAATTCAATTTGACTTGATAAAAGCTCGTTCGAATTTGGTTCGTCaatcaatcaaatcaaatttgaatAATATTTTGTGTTCGATGacattcaaattcaataaaaattTCGTTTGAATTCAATTTGATAAATGAACAAATTAagtttgaacaaaattttaaatttattaaagtaatcaaataaattttaaacacCCAATTGTTCGACTTGATTCCGCTTATTTATACAGCTAATTACATTGATAAACCATCATGGTTCGATGCGAGTCTAAcaacaaaatatttttctttttcgagTGAGAAGATCAGGTATTACTCGAGGACATTTCTTATTGTCCCaccaaatgaagaaaaattgcAAGGAATATGCCCTCCCAATTAAATGACTGCACTGCACAAATCGTTGTTTAGCAGTGGTACTTGAataagtacttttttttttttgaataagtaCTTGAAAAATCTTGCAAACTTATAAAGAGTGAGAGGCCACAGGCACATGTAAAATGTAACGTCGTAGGGTAGGGTGGGGATTGGATATTTGGGCTGAGGGCGGAGGCAGAGGGGCGGCTATGTAATGCTAGCGTACGGAGGAGAGTAGGTAGCAACACTAGCATGGGAATGGGGAAGATAGAGGCATGTGGTCGGTTGGTGATTGCGGGACCTCCTGAATAGACAACTCCCATGCGCCATTACGATTCCACGTGGCTTCATTTAGGATCCGAACATTGAAGtctcttctttatttttggatTTATATATACGATGTCAAATATCAGaataataatagaattaatcttttctacgTTGACAATATATACATTATCAGTATTCGATGAATGATAgctatacaaaatttgaatttaaaattcaatttctGCATACATGTCACGAATCCAATgatgataatatatacactgtcagtgtatataagatttactcataatAGGATATGAATCTTTTCTACACTGATAGTACATACACTATAG encodes the following:
- the LOC113767511 gene encoding dof zinc finger protein DOF5.4-like, giving the protein MQDIHAISGGGGVAGGGNRLFAGGSGGGDRRLRPHHNQNHHQALKCPRCDSLNTKFCYYNNYNLSQPRHFCKSCRRYWTKGGVLRNVPVGGGCRKTKRSKPKQAASADVAVAGAPAPGERKSNSHSSSESSSLTATTTAAKKTPGAGTTGEVASATVNSSSSGASNLMNFTDSRFFLAQMNPSTSFEHPQPLINPAVTSEGQIFTDMGSFTSLMTSSNDPAMLGFANVTATDISGYRLQQSHQGAVLDDQSSNQMAGTAGGGGGDHELKMDQINCGFLDQTAQIGFPGLQQNRISNGGLQGLDWHINGGGGGGDDGGGEQGLFDFSGTVDQAYWGQNQWADNDQSLNFPPLV